A window from Candidatus Nitrospira neomarina encodes these proteins:
- a CDS encoding amylo-alpha-1,6-glucosidase: MFDGKLAMHPIVRQLTRAQLHEDGQDILLSREWLVTNGLGGYASGTVAGVATRRYHGGLIAALPAPLGRQMTLSHLSERVRLGDKSVIKLSGETQTPGDSHVYGINYLTEFRLEMGLPVWRYELSGATIEKQVLMPHQQNTVYIIYRLLQGDPVRLKLMPSVHNRSHDSSVSTPLPGTFRLSEFESRFELSVLPDLPTIRMSLDGARQAFTVNRQTLPEVMYPVEESRGYEEIGTLWSPGYFRADLSQDRSVCLVASTESWDIVAALPAEEALRLEYERRARALAAAHPSARDGLGAELVLAADQFIIKPVGRTEDTARVRAGGDEMRTIIAGYHWFTDWGRDTMISLEGLTLTTGRQADTGYTLRLFAHYLRDGLLPNLFPEGGKEGLYHTADGTLWFFHAIERYVQATGDLVTLDILLPHLLNIVEHHVRGTRFGIGVDPQDGLLRQGEDGYQLTWMDAKVDDWVVTPRRGKAVEINALWYNALCLLADWLRQRNNPDDAGKWERFAEQARISFNRRFWYKGGGYLFDVVDGEQGDDSACRPNQLLAISLTHPILDSSYWSSVVEVVEKRLVTPVGLRSLSPDHADYNAKYDGNLRARDAAYHQGTVWAWLIGPFIDAWMKVHPDNPAGARRFLSGFERHLNEGCIGSISEIFDAEAPFTPRGCIAQAWSVAEVLRCWVKTTPVVRDA, from the coding sequence ATGTTTGACGGGAAACTTGCTATGCATCCCATTGTTCGACAGCTGACACGTGCTCAATTACATGAGGACGGACAGGATATCTTACTCTCCCGGGAATGGCTGGTGACCAATGGGTTGGGCGGCTATGCCTCCGGCACCGTCGCCGGCGTGGCCACGCGGCGATATCATGGCGGGTTGATTGCGGCGTTGCCTGCGCCGCTTGGAAGACAAATGACTTTGTCGCATCTGTCGGAACGTGTACGTCTTGGGGATAAAAGCGTCATTAAATTGAGCGGGGAGACGCAAACGCCTGGGGACAGCCATGTGTACGGCATTAATTATCTCACCGAATTCCGATTGGAGATGGGATTGCCGGTCTGGCGCTATGAATTGTCCGGTGCGACGATCGAAAAGCAAGTGCTCATGCCTCATCAGCAAAACACCGTCTACATCATCTATCGACTGCTTCAAGGAGATCCCGTCAGGTTGAAACTCATGCCGTCGGTCCACAACCGGTCACACGACTCGTCGGTGAGTACACCGCTCCCCGGAACCTTTAGGTTGTCGGAATTCGAATCACGGTTTGAACTGTCGGTCCTGCCGGATCTTCCGACCATCCGGATGTCTCTGGATGGTGCGCGCCAGGCATTTACCGTTAATCGTCAGACGTTACCGGAGGTGATGTATCCGGTGGAAGAGAGTCGTGGGTATGAGGAAATCGGGACATTATGGAGCCCCGGATATTTCAGAGCGGATCTTTCACAGGATCGCTCTGTATGCCTGGTAGCATCGACCGAATCCTGGGACATCGTTGCCGCCTTGCCGGCCGAGGAGGCTCTAAGGTTGGAATATGAGCGGCGGGCTCGGGCATTGGCCGCAGCACACCCGTCGGCGCGGGACGGACTCGGTGCGGAGCTGGTGTTGGCCGCGGATCAATTTATTATTAAACCTGTCGGTCGCACTGAAGATACCGCCCGGGTCAGAGCCGGCGGCGATGAAATGCGAACGATCATCGCCGGTTATCATTGGTTTACGGATTGGGGTCGCGACACCATGATCAGTCTGGAAGGTCTGACACTCACAACCGGCCGTCAGGCAGACACCGGCTATACCTTACGGCTGTTTGCCCATTATCTCCGGGACGGACTGTTGCCGAACCTCTTTCCCGAAGGTGGGAAAGAAGGTCTCTATCATACCGCTGACGGCACATTGTGGTTCTTCCATGCGATCGAGCGATATGTACAGGCCACGGGAGACCTGGTGACGCTTGACATTCTCCTGCCTCATCTTCTGAATATCGTGGAGCATCATGTACGGGGAACGCGTTTCGGCATCGGCGTCGATCCGCAGGATGGTCTGCTGCGACAGGGAGAAGATGGATATCAACTCACATGGATGGATGCCAAAGTTGACGATTGGGTGGTGACGCCGCGCCGGGGGAAAGCCGTTGAAATCAATGCCCTTTGGTATAACGCCCTCTGTCTGCTCGCTGACTGGCTTCGACAACGGAACAACCCGGATGACGCCGGGAAATGGGAACGGTTTGCGGAACAGGCGCGGATCTCCTTCAACCGGCGGTTCTGGTATAAAGGCGGAGGGTATCTCTTCGATGTGGTTGACGGTGAGCAGGGCGATGACAGCGCCTGCCGGCCCAATCAATTACTGGCGATTTCCCTGACCCATCCGATTCTCGATTCGTCATATTGGTCCTCCGTGGTCGAGGTGGTGGAGAAGCGTCTGGTGACGCCTGTCGGTCTCCGGTCGCTTTCCCCGGATCATGCCGACTATAACGCCAAATATGATGGAAATCTGCGCGCGCGCGATGCCGCCTATCACCAGGGGACGGTGTGGGCCTGGCTGATCGGTCCTTTCATCGATGCCTGGATGAAAGTGCATCCTGATAATCCGGCAGGGGCGCGCCGGTTCCTCTCCGGATTTGAACGACACTTGAATGAAGGCTGCATCGGCAGCATCAGCGAAATTTTTGATGCTGAAGCGCCCTTTACCCCCCGCGGTTGTATTGCGCAAGCCTGGAGCGTGGCGGAAGTGTTGCGCTGTTGGGTCAAAACCACTCCCGTGGTTCGTGACGCATAG
- a CDS encoding SRPBCC family protein produces MKNNIGAIEQVLSVGMGTGLIGFGLTQRGKGRILPILVGGSLLMHGFSNHSRLYEALGIDESYGTPIRHPLNRIVHFRKSICINRPAADIYAFWRDLNNLPRFMHNIVAVEILDDTRSVWHARGPFNKEVYWEAEILEERQNEMLTWRTIESESNLEHEGVLSLRRAAGNRGTILSLDCRWSPPGGVFGAAMAKLLPDDPARQVSEDLRRFRQLMETGEITRNQEACQGTDRSGLLNNLRDVSDELGITDPVATTHRPS; encoded by the coding sequence ATGAAAAATAATATCGGGGCCATTGAACAAGTCCTGTCAGTTGGCATGGGAACCGGTTTGATCGGTTTCGGTCTCACGCAGAGGGGCAAGGGGCGGATTCTTCCCATCCTGGTCGGTGGAAGCCTCCTTATGCATGGCTTTTCGAACCATAGTCGTCTCTATGAAGCCCTGGGAATAGACGAATCCTATGGAACTCCTATTCGACATCCCTTGAATAGAATCGTGCATTTTCGAAAATCCATTTGCATCAATCGTCCGGCCGCGGACATCTATGCCTTTTGGCGTGACTTGAATAATCTTCCCCGATTCATGCACAACATCGTAGCCGTGGAGATACTCGATGACACACGTTCAGTTTGGCATGCACGTGGGCCTTTCAATAAAGAAGTCTATTGGGAAGCCGAGATTCTGGAAGAACGGCAAAACGAGATGCTGACATGGCGAACCATAGAATCGGAATCCAACCTTGAACACGAGGGAGTCTTGTCCCTGCGACGCGCGGCGGGAAATCGCGGAACGATTCTTTCCTTGGATTGTCGATGGTCTCCGCCTGGAGGAGTCTTTGGCGCAGCCATGGCAAAACTCCTTCCCGATGACCCTGCACGGCAGGTCAGCGAAGATCTTCGACGTTTTCGCCAATTGATGGAAACCGGAGAAATTACACGAAACCAGGAAGCCTGCCAGGGCACGGATCGCTCCGGGCTGCTAAACAATCTCCGCGATGTCAGTGATGAACTCGGGATCACAGATCCCGTCGCAACGACACACCGTCCCTCCTGA
- a CDS encoding alpha-amylase family glycosyl hydrolase: MADPLHWWQDAIIYQLLVPSFSDSNGDGYGDLQGVIQRLDYLQWLGVSALWLSPVYPSPMADLGYDISDYVNIGPAFGTLGDFEKLVDQAHQHDLKVILDWVPNHTSDEHPWFLESRSNRDHAKRDWYIWRDAKSDRSPPNNWISVFGGSVWEWDDHTDQYYLHTFLSKQPDLNWRNPDVRAAMFETLRFWLNKGVDGFRIDALDLLIKDEQFRDNPPNPDFQEGQGPDSQLLPHHTRDQPGIHEVVASIRAVADEFGGDRMVAGELYLPVEKVVTYYGGEKPELHLPFHMQLAWTSWTADKLCRSIGEYLAQVPTGGWPSWIISTHDCLRLAMRLQGEQRRVAAMLLLTLLGTPVHYYGEEIGMKGVPIPGEHAVDPQGRRTGRNRDPERTPMQWNTDHHAGFSTHEPWLPIAEDFHTANVASQRDNPTSLLTLYRRLFALRRERSTLTTGRLEIIAVQGPLLAYQRVGNEENYMILLNFSSTPQTLKWDQTWAPQICLSTFLDKNQERFHAPFEVRGDEGLILKLQS; this comes from the coding sequence ATGGCAGACCCTCTCCACTGGTGGCAGGACGCCATCATTTATCAGCTTCTCGTGCCGTCCTTTTCCGATAGCAACGGCGACGGATACGGCGATCTTCAGGGAGTGATCCAACGGCTGGATTATCTTCAGTGGCTGGGTGTGAGCGCCCTCTGGTTATCCCCGGTCTACCCCTCCCCGATGGCCGATCTGGGATATGATATCTCCGACTATGTGAATATTGGACCAGCCTTCGGGACACTCGGCGATTTTGAAAAACTGGTCGACCAGGCGCATCAGCATGATCTGAAAGTCATACTGGATTGGGTGCCCAATCATACCTCCGACGAACATCCGTGGTTTCTCGAATCCCGATCAAACCGAGACCATGCCAAGCGTGACTGGTACATCTGGCGTGATGCCAAATCCGATCGTTCACCACCGAACAATTGGATTAGTGTCTTCGGCGGAAGCGTGTGGGAGTGGGACGACCACACTGACCAATATTATCTCCACACCTTTCTCAGCAAACAGCCGGACCTGAACTGGCGCAACCCTGATGTCCGCGCGGCAATGTTCGAGACGCTTCGGTTCTGGTTGAACAAGGGAGTGGATGGTTTTCGCATCGACGCCCTCGACCTGTTAATCAAAGACGAACAATTTCGGGATAACCCTCCCAATCCGGATTTTCAGGAAGGTCAGGGGCCGGATAGTCAATTGCTCCCACACCACACGCGGGATCAGCCGGGGATTCACGAGGTGGTCGCGTCCATCCGGGCCGTGGCAGATGAGTTCGGCGGCGACCGGATGGTGGCGGGCGAGCTGTACCTGCCGGTGGAAAAGGTCGTGACCTATTACGGAGGCGAAAAACCCGAACTGCATCTGCCCTTTCACATGCAATTGGCCTGGACGTCCTGGACTGCCGACAAACTATGTCGTTCCATCGGAGAGTATCTCGCACAGGTGCCCACGGGCGGATGGCCTTCCTGGATAATCAGTACGCATGACTGCCTGAGATTGGCGATGCGACTCCAGGGAGAACAAAGGCGTGTGGCGGCCATGCTGCTGCTGACGTTACTGGGAACACCGGTGCATTATTATGGAGAGGAAATCGGCATGAAGGGAGTCCCCATTCCCGGTGAACATGCCGTCGATCCGCAGGGCCGCCGCACGGGTCGCAACCGCGACCCGGAACGAACGCCGATGCAATGGAATACCGATCACCATGCCGGGTTTTCTACCCATGAACCGTGGTTGCCGATTGCCGAGGATTTTCACACCGCCAATGTCGCCTCACAACGTGATAATCCGACTTCACTCCTGACATTATATCGCCGACTTTTTGCACTTCGTCGCGAACGCTCCACCCTTACCACGGGTCGGCTCGAGATTATCGCAGTCCAGGGGCCTCTCTTGGCGTATCAGAGAGTGGGAAACGAAGAAAATTATATGATCCTGTTGAACTTTAGCAGCACACCGCAGACATTAAAATGGGATCAGACGTGGGCCCCCCAGATATGCCTTTCCACTTTTTTAGACAAAAACCAGGAGAGGTTCCATGCGCCTTTTGAGGTTCGTGGGGACGAAGGCCTCATTCTGAAACTTCAATCATAA
- a CDS encoding zinc-dependent alcohol dehydrogenase: MRAVCWNGKHDVRVENVSDPEIINPRDAIVRVTLTAICGSDLHLYDGYIPSMKSGDILGHEFMGEVVEVGAAINNLKKGDRVVVPFNIACGNCFFCTRKLWSCCDNSNPNAWMAEAAYGHSPAGLFGYSHMLGGYAGGQAEYVRVPFADMGPFKIPPGLKDEEVLFLSDIFPTGYQAAENCDIQEGDSVAVWGCGPVGQFAIRSALMLGAEKVFAIDHFPQRLDLARRGHPGQVHEDDRIETINFDEDEVYDYLMNATGGRGPDACIDAVGLESHGTTVDALFDRVKVASFLATDRIHVLRQAARAVRKNGTISIPGVYGGFADKFPIGAIFGKGITIRCGQTHVHNYMQPLFERIEKQEIHPSFIISHRYNLDEAPDAYKNFRFHQNECRKVVLCP, encoded by the coding sequence ATGCGCGCCGTCTGTTGGAATGGGAAACATGATGTCCGGGTCGAAAACGTTTCCGATCCGGAAATAATTAACCCCCGTGATGCCATCGTTCGAGTGACCTTAACTGCCATCTGCGGGTCGGACCTTCACCTGTATGATGGATATATTCCAAGCATGAAATCCGGCGACATCCTCGGTCATGAGTTCATGGGGGAGGTTGTTGAAGTCGGTGCCGCCATCAACAACCTGAAAAAAGGGGATCGGGTTGTCGTCCCGTTCAATATCGCATGCGGAAACTGTTTTTTCTGCACAAGGAAGTTGTGGTCCTGCTGCGACAATTCGAATCCCAACGCGTGGATGGCTGAAGCGGCCTATGGCCATTCACCCGCCGGGTTGTTCGGATATTCCCACATGCTGGGCGGCTATGCGGGTGGCCAAGCCGAATACGTGCGGGTTCCCTTTGCAGATATGGGACCGTTTAAAATTCCTCCTGGGTTGAAAGATGAAGAAGTGTTGTTTCTCTCAGATATCTTTCCGACGGGATATCAAGCCGCCGAGAATTGCGATATTCAGGAGGGCGATAGCGTGGCCGTATGGGGCTGTGGACCTGTGGGACAATTTGCGATACGAAGCGCCCTGATGCTGGGCGCAGAGAAGGTATTTGCCATCGATCATTTCCCCCAACGTCTCGACCTTGCGCGCCGGGGCCACCCCGGACAGGTTCATGAGGATGATCGAATAGAAACTATTAATTTTGATGAGGATGAAGTCTATGACTACCTCATGAATGCGACCGGTGGCCGAGGCCCTGATGCCTGCATTGACGCCGTGGGACTCGAATCTCACGGCACAACGGTAGACGCCCTCTTCGACCGGGTTAAGGTGGCAAGTTTTCTCGCGACCGATCGCATTCATGTCCTTCGCCAGGCGGCACGAGCCGTTCGCAAAAACGGCACGATCTCCATACCCGGCGTGTATGGCGGTTTTGCCGATAAGTTTCCGATTGGCGCCATCTTCGGTAAAGGCATTACCATACGTTGCGGCCAGACTCACGTTCATAATTATATGCAGCCGCTGTTTGAACGTATTGAAAAACAAGAGATCCACCCATCGTTCATTATTTCCCACCGCTATAATCTTGATGAAGCTCCTGATGCCTATAAAAATTTTCGGTTTCACCAAAATGAGTGCAGGAAAGTTGTTCTTTGCCCTTGA